The Pyramidobacter piscolens W5455 DNA window CGTCAAAGAAAAGCGCTTCGACCTCTACCCGATGACGCCCGACGAAGCCGTGATGCAGATGGATCTTCTCGAACATTCCTTCTACATGTTCCTCAACGCCGAAAGCGGCAAAGTCAACGTCGTTTATAAGCGCGAGGCCGGCGGGTACGGGGTTCTGATCCCGAACTGAAGCCTTGCATGACCGATAGATCACAAGGGAAGGCCCGACGGCCTTCCTTTTTCTTTTGGGAAATTTTTTTGTGGCGAAGTTTTTATTGACGAATTCGCCGACAACGGATAAAATAACGTAGTTATTCCGCATGGCAGAGGTTGTAAACTCATTCGAGTACCTGCGCCAGCGAGAGGAGGAGAAATATGTACGCAATCATCGAAACAGGCGGCAAGCAGTACAGAGTGGCACCCGGCGAAAAAATTACGGTCGAGAAGCTTGGACTTGAAGCCGGCTCTGCCGTCACCTTCGACAAGGTGCTTCTGGTCGGCAAGGACGGCGGCGTGTCCGTCGGCGCTCCTTTCGTGTCCGGCGCGACCGTGACGGGCACCGTGGAAGAAGAGGGCAAGGCCAGAAAAGTCATCGTCTTCAAGTACAAGAACAAGACCAACCAGCGCCGCTTCCGCGGCCATCGCCAGCCGTTCACGGTTGTGACGATCGACAGCGTCAACGCTGAGTGACGGTTATCGAGGTCTATCGCCGCGGCGGCGCCCCGACCGGCTTGCGCGTTTACGGCCACAGCGGCTGCGCGGAGTCGGGGGCCGACGTGGTATGTGCCGCCGTCAGCGTCCTTGTGCAAACGTTGCATATCGGGCTGGTGGACGTTCTCGGGCAGAACCCGAAACGCGAAATCGACGAAGAAAACGCTTCGATCGAGCTGCATTGGGACGACGCGGACGCCGAGGGCACGCGCGTGCTCTCGGAAACGATCGCCCGCGCCCTCTATGAAACGGCACAGTCGTACGGAAGCTACGTCAAATATGTGGAGGTGTCTTTGTAATGCTTTTTGAAAAAATGGACCTGCAGTTTTTCGCTCATAAAAAAGGCCAGGGGAACAGCACCAACGGCCGCGATTCCAATCCCCAGTACCGGGGCGTGAAAAAGTCGGGGGGATGCGTCGTCAAGGCCGGCAACATCCTGGTCAGACAGTGCGGGACGAAGTTCCATCCCGGCGCGAACGTCGGATGCGGCAGAGATTACACGCTTTTTGCCCTGAAGGACGGCGTCGTCAAGTTTACTACAAAGGGTACTCGAAAAGTCGTTGGAGTCGAGTAAATCCCTTTGCCGCTCTGCGGCACTCCGATTTTCTCGTGGACCCTTGCATCGACAGGGGTCCATTTTTTATAACCGATCCCGTCGCGTTTATTGAATAAAAGAGGTGTTTCCCCTGAAATTTGTCGATCTCGTGCGGATCCACGTCAAAGCCGGCCATGGCGGCGACGGCTGCGTCAGTTTCCGACGCGAAAAGTTCATTCCCAAAGGCGGACCCGACGGCGGCAACGGCGGCAACGGCGGCAGCGTCGTCGTCGAGGCCGCTCAGAATCTGCTGACGCTCGCCGATTATCAGTACACTCGCCGTTTCGCCGCCGAACGCGGCCTGTCCGGCAGCGGCGCCCTGTGCTACGGCGCCAACGGCAAGGACCTGACGATCTACGTCCCCTGCGGCACGGCCGTTTACGACGCCGGCACCGACGCGCCGCTGGCCGACCTCGTCGAACCGGGCGACCGCTGCGTCGTCGCCAGGGGAGGGCGCGGCGGCAAGGGCAACGCCCATTTCGCCAGTTCGCAGCGGCGCGCCCCGCGCTTTTCGGAAAAAGGCGAAGCGGGCGAGGAGCGGGACGTCAAATTCGAGCTGAAGATGATCGCCGACGTGGCCCTGGTCGGCCTTCCCAACGCCGGCAAGAGCAGCCTGCTCAAAGCCATCTCCAACGCCAACCCGAAGATCGCCGGCTATCCTTTTACGACGCTGACGCCCAATCTCGGCGTCCTCGCCGTCGACGATCAAAAAATCATCCTCGCCGACGTCCCCGGCCTGATCGAGGGCGCGCACGAAAACAAGGGATTGGGACTGTACTTCCTGCGCCATATCGAGCGGACGCGGGTCAACGTCCACGTGCTCGACCTTTCGGAAGGAAATTTCGATACCATACTAAATCAATGGAACGTCGTGCTCGACGAGTTCCGGCACTACGGTGCCGGACTGGCCGAGCGTCCCGGCGTCATCGCTCTCAACAAGGTCGATCTGCTCGCCGACGACGGCGTCGTGCGGCAGCTGCGGGAATTTTTCGCGGCCAAGGGGCTTCAGACGATCGTCACCAGCGCGGTTCGCGGCGACGGCATCGAGGATCTTATCGACGAGATCGTGAAAGCCGTCCGCGCCAATCCGCGCCCCAAAGGCTCGTATCGCCTCTACGACGCGCCGCTCGACGTCGATTCGATTCCCTCCGGCAAGCCCCGCATCGTCAAAGAGGACGAGGGCGTTTACCGCGTCGTCCATCCCCGCATCGAAAAAGCCGTGGCCCGCTACGACTTCAGCCAGGAAGAAGCGCCGCTGCGCCTGCAGCGTTTGCTGCGGCAGTTCAAGGTGGAAGACCTGCTCGAAGAAGCCGGCGCCGCGACCGGCGACACGGTCAACATCGGCGAGGCGTCGTTCACCTTCGAGCCGGAAAGGGCCTTGTGACGATGCCGGCTGAGGAGGCGTCGGTGCTGCGTATCGGCATCATGGGGGGAACCTTCGACCCCATCCATTTCGGCCATTTGCTGGCGGCGCAGGAAGCGCTCGTGAGACTTTCCCTGCAGCAGGTCATTTTCGTCCCCACCGGGAATTCCTATCAAAAATCCTACCGTTCCGTCACTCCCGCCGAAGAGCGCTATATGATGACGTTTTTGGCCACGCTCGACAATCCCAAGTTCTCCGTCTCGCGCCTCGAGATCGACCGCGAGGATCCCAGCCATACCGTGGACACGCTGCGCGAGATGCGCTACTGGTACGCGGACCAGGCGGTCGAGTTCTTCTTCATCACCGGCATCGACGCGCTGATGAGCATGGACACCTGGACGGAATACGAGAAGATCCCCGAGCTCTGCACGATCGTGGCCGCGAACCGCCCCGGCTACGACTACGAGCATTACAGGCTCGACAACCTCCCGGAAAAGGTGCGCTCGCGCGTCCTGCGCCTCGAGATCCCGCTGCTGTCCATCTCCAGCACGGAGATCCGCCACCGCGTCGCCGCCGGAGAAAACCTCCGGTACCTGCTGCCGCATCCGGTCGAGCAGTATATTTACAAGCGCGGCCTCTACAAAGACGAAGATCCTCGAAGGGATGTGGTCCTGAAAAAATGAGACGCGGAAGCATAATCCTCACCGTCCTCGTCGCGCTTGCCGCGTTTGCGGTCGGCGCCACTTACCGTTTGTATTCGCTCGTCACGGCGGACGTGGGGGAGATCAAAAAGACCATCAATTTCGACGAACGACACGGCACGGTGAACGTCCTGGTTCTCGGCGTCGACGAGGTCGAAGCCGTCCACCGCTCCGACACGATCATCCTGGCCAGGGTCGATATCGACCGCAAAACGGCCTCGATCATGTCGATCCCGCGCGATACGAGGGTTTCCATCAAGGGGCGCAAACAGCCGCAAAAGCTCAATCATGCCTACGCTTTCGGCGGGATCGAGCTGCTGCGCGACACGGTGATCAACCTGACGGGCGTTCCCGTCAACTATTATCTGGTCCTGAACTACGCCTCCTTCCCCAAGATTGTCGACGCGATCGGCGGCGTGGACATCGACGTGCCGCGGCGGATGCAGTACACCGACCGCGCCCAGAACCTCCACATCGATTTCGCGCCGGGCAAGCGCCACATGAACGGCGCCGACGGGCTCAAATACGTGCGTTTCCGGCACGACAGCCTCGGGGACATCGGCCGCATGAAGCGCCAGCAGGAATTCGCTAAAGCCTTTCTCGACAAGGTGAAATCCCCGGCGATCCTGCCGCGGGTCCCCGAGCTGATCGAGCTCGTCCTTTCGGAAATAAAGACCGACATTCCCGTCAAGACGGCGCTGCAGCTCGCCGGACAGCTGAAAGACATGAAGCTGGGCAACGTGCGTTTCTTTACGATGCCGGGCTCGACCGCCTACATCGACGGTTTGAGCTACTTCGTGGCGGACCTGCAGCGGGCCTCGCAGGAAATGGATCCCAACTCCGTTCTGAGCGCCGACAAGGACGCCGCGGACCGCGCGGATGCGAAAGACAAGCACGAATCGCCGGCGCCCGGGACGGACGCTCCCCCCGCCGGCCCCATCGAGCCCGGGGACTTGAGCGGGATCGTTTCCCGTTTCAAAGCGCCGATCGCCGTCCTGAACGGCACGGGCAAGCCGGGACTGGGGAAACAGTTTACGACCCTGTTCGAAAAAGCCGGCATCGAAGTCGCCTTTACCGGCAACGCCAAACATGCGGATTTCCGTTATTGCCTGGTCCAGTACCCGGAAAAAGGCGATCCCGAACCGGCCAGAGAACTGGCCAGACTGTGCGGCATCTCCGAAAGTCTCGTCCGCAAGGCGAACGTCGCCTATCCCGCGGCGCTGATCCTCGGCAAGAACAACGAAAAAGACGTGATGGAGCGCCTCGAAGCCCTGCTGGCGAAGCGGCAGTGAGTCAAAGGAGTCATTTCATGAACGAGAATATTTACAAGGTTCAAGAGGAGATCGTCAACGCGCTCCTCGACAAAAAGGCGCTGGACGTCCTCACCATGGAAGTCGGCGCGGTCACGCCGCTGGCCGACGGTTTCATCGTCGCCTCGGGCAATTCGGACGTTCACATGAGCGCGCTCGTCAACGCCGTCACCGATTGCCTCGACAGGCTGCGCGCGGATTATCGCGTCGAAGGCGCGATGAGCTCCCAGTGGACGCTGATCGACGCCGGCGACCTCGTGATCCACATTTTCAGCGTCAAAGCACGCGAGTTCTACAAAGTGGAGCGCCTGTGGGGCGACGTCCCCATTCAGCGTTACGAGAGCCGCGATTAGAAAACGAAAAAACTGCCGCGAGATCTTCTGGCTCGGCGGCAGTTTTTCATGGGAATTTTTGGGGATTTTCGGCTGTTTGTACCGTAAGGGGGAATGAGACATGCCCGCTGCCATTCGCGTCGCCGTCACGGGCAGCCGCGGCAAAAGCGGCGTCGTCCGGCTGATCCACGCGGCGCTGCGCGGCTGCGGCCGACGCGCTTACGGCCGTATCACCGGCGTCGTGCCGCGCGAACTGGGCCCCGATTCGGAGCGCCCGATCCTGCGCCCCGGCGGCGCCAATATCTCCGAGATGAAATGGTGGCTGCGCTCGCTTCCCGCCGACGCCGAAGCCGTCGTCCTCGAAAACAGCGCCGTCTCGCCGGAGCTGCAGGGCCTGTGCGCGCTGTGGCTGAAACCCACCGTCACCGTGCTCACCAACATCCGCCCCGACCACGAAGCCTTTTGGGGGCCGGGCGAACTCAGCGTGCTGCGGGCCCTGTCGCACGCCCTGCCGCGCGGCGGCGTCGTCGCGGTCCCGGCGGAACTGGCGGAAAATCCCGCCATGCGGCTTCTCGCGGAAGAAAAAAATCTCGCCGTCCTGCCGGCGCAAAAAATCCCCGGCCTGCCGCCGCATCTCAGCGCCAATATGGGATTGGCGCTGGCGGTGTGCCGCTTCTGCGGCCTCGACGAAGGACGCTGTCTCGAGTCCATGAAGAGCCTGCCGCCCGATCTCGCGGATTTCTGCGTGCTCGGCGTCGGCCGCGGGCAGCTGGCTTTCGCGTTCTCGGCCAACGACGTCGTCACGACGGAAGATCTGTTCCGCTCCACGGGCTGGCGGCGGGAAGAGACGGGCGTCCTCTTCAACCACCGTTCCGACCGCCTCGACCGCTTCCGCTGTTTCGAGGGCTGGATGCGCGAACATCCGTGGCGCGAAGTGCTGATCATCGGCGACCGGCCGCCGCGCGCGCGGCGGTGCTGCGATTTCTGGCCCTGCGGCGACATCGGCGCGCTGGCCCGCCGCCTCGACGGCGCGCGCTGGCTGGGCTGCGGCAACACGGTCTACGGTCTGCCGCTGGCGCTCAAACTGACCTGCGAAGAAGGAGGGCTCCGCC harbors:
- the rsfS gene encoding ribosome silencing factor; the protein is MNENIYKVQEEIVNALLDKKALDVLTMEVGAVTPLADGFIVASGNSDVHMSALVNAVTDCLDRLRADYRVEGAMSSQWTLIDAGDLVIHIFSVKAREFYKVERLWGDVPIQRYESRD
- the rplU gene encoding 50S ribosomal protein L21 — protein: MYAIIETGGKQYRVAPGEKITVEKLGLEAGSAVTFDKVLLVGKDGGVSVGAPFVSGATVTGTVEEEGKARKVIVFKYKNKTNQRRFRGHRQPFTVVTIDSVNAE
- a CDS encoding ribosomal-processing cysteine protease Prp, encoding MTVIEVYRRGGAPTGLRVYGHSGCAESGADVVCAAVSVLVQTLHIGLVDVLGQNPKREIDEENASIELHWDDADAEGTRVLSETIARALYETAQSYGSYVKYVEVSL
- a CDS encoding Mur ligase family protein, which translates into the protein MPAAIRVAVTGSRGKSGVVRLIHAALRGCGRRAYGRITGVVPRELGPDSERPILRPGGANISEMKWWLRSLPADAEAVVLENSAVSPELQGLCALWLKPTVTVLTNIRPDHEAFWGPGELSVLRALSHALPRGGVVAVPAELAENPAMRLLAEEKNLAVLPAQKIPGLPPHLSANMGLALAVCRFCGLDEGRCLESMKSLPPDLADFCVLGVGRGQLAFAFSANDVVTTEDLFRSTGWRREETGVLFNHRSDRLDRFRCFEGWMREHPWREVLIIGDRPPRARRCCDFWPCGDIGALARRLDGARWLGCGNTVYGLPLALKLTCEEGGLRL
- the nadD gene encoding nicotinate-nucleotide adenylyltransferase, with amino-acid sequence MPAEEASVLRIGIMGGTFDPIHFGHLLAAQEALVRLSLQQVIFVPTGNSYQKSYRSVTPAEERYMMTFLATLDNPKFSVSRLEIDREDPSHTVDTLREMRYWYADQAVEFFFITGIDALMSMDTWTEYEKIPELCTIVAANRPGYDYEHYRLDNLPEKVRSRVLRLEIPLLSISSTEIRHRVAAGENLRYLLPHPVEQYIYKRGLYKDEDPRRDVVLKK
- the rpmA gene encoding 50S ribosomal protein L27, whose translation is MLFEKMDLQFFAHKKGQGNSTNGRDSNPQYRGVKKSGGCVVKAGNILVRQCGTKFHPGANVGCGRDYTLFALKDGVVKFTTKGTRKVVGVE
- the obgE gene encoding GTPase ObgE, which translates into the protein MFPLKFVDLVRIHVKAGHGGDGCVSFRREKFIPKGGPDGGNGGNGGSVVVEAAQNLLTLADYQYTRRFAAERGLSGSGALCYGANGKDLTIYVPCGTAVYDAGTDAPLADLVEPGDRCVVARGGRGGKGNAHFASSQRRAPRFSEKGEAGEERDVKFELKMIADVALVGLPNAGKSSLLKAISNANPKIAGYPFTTLTPNLGVLAVDDQKIILADVPGLIEGAHENKGLGLYFLRHIERTRVNVHVLDLSEGNFDTILNQWNVVLDEFRHYGAGLAERPGVIALNKVDLLADDGVVRQLREFFAAKGLQTIVTSAVRGDGIEDLIDEIVKAVRANPRPKGSYRLYDAPLDVDSIPSGKPRIVKEDEGVYRVVHPRIEKAVARYDFSQEEAPLRLQRLLRQFKVEDLLEEAGAATGDTVNIGEASFTFEPERAL
- a CDS encoding LCP family protein produces the protein MRRGSIILTVLVALAAFAVGATYRLYSLVTADVGEIKKTINFDERHGTVNVLVLGVDEVEAVHRSDTIILARVDIDRKTASIMSIPRDTRVSIKGRKQPQKLNHAYAFGGIELLRDTVINLTGVPVNYYLVLNYASFPKIVDAIGGVDIDVPRRMQYTDRAQNLHIDFAPGKRHMNGADGLKYVRFRHDSLGDIGRMKRQQEFAKAFLDKVKSPAILPRVPELIELVLSEIKTDIPVKTALQLAGQLKDMKLGNVRFFTMPGSTAYIDGLSYFVADLQRASQEMDPNSVLSADKDAADRADAKDKHESPAPGTDAPPAGPIEPGDLSGIVSRFKAPIAVLNGTGKPGLGKQFTTLFEKAGIEVAFTGNAKHADFRYCLVQYPEKGDPEPARELARLCGISESLVRKANVAYPAALILGKNNEKDVMERLEALLAKRQ